AGGCCAGTTTCCAGGGCCGCTTGCTGGTTCCACTGCGCGATGCGGCCTTCGGCGTCCACTCCAATGAGCACGGATGGCATGGAATTGATGATGTTGGCGAGCAGGCTGCGTAGCCGGGCGTTTTCGGCTTCGCCTCGGTTCCGATCCGTGATGTCCAGAAAAGAGCCAATGATGCCGGAAACCTGATTGTGTTCGTCGGAAAAAACCTGCTTGGCGAAGATGACATCCCGAAGACAGTTGTCTTTGTCGCGGATGGTCGATTCGTAGACCTGGCGGCCGCCTTCGGTGAACAGTTTGTGGTCCATGTGGGCATAGGTGTCCGCGAGCTCTGGCCAGAAGTCCTCGGCGGTTTTTCCGGCCAACTCGGTCCTGCCCAATCCCATGATATCGGTGAAGTTTTGGTTGCACCCGAGGTAGCGTCTGTCCTGATCCTTGTAGAAGATGGGGATGGGGACGGCTTCCAGCAGAACTTCGGTGAAGCGCAGACTGCGCTTCAGGTCCGCATGGGCCTCGCGGAGTTGTTCCTCGGCCAGTCGGCGTCGTTTGCTGATCAGCATCAGCGCGACCTGATCGGCGACGCGGCTGGCGAAGGTGATCTCGTCGTTTTGCCAGGAACGGGGCGGGGCGCTTTGTTCGAAGCAGATGATGCCCACCAGCTCGCCGTCGATGCGGACGGGAACGTCGAGCATGGACACGATGGCCTTGGGATGGAGCTGGTTCGTGGTAAATGCCTGGGTGCGGGGATCGGCGCCGGCCTCGGTGACCACGATAGGGGCGCCCGCGCGCAAGGTTTGGAAATATTCCGGATAGCCTCGGCATTCGAGGCAGAAATCGGATTCGTGGTGTCCCGAGGCGCGGTCATACTGGTCCACGCAGCAGAATTCATCGCCCTGGATCAGCCACAGGCCGGCCCAATCCACGTCCAGGGCCTCGGCCATTGTCGCCGTCATCATGGCCGCGGCCCCCTCCAGACGACCATGAAATACCGCCGGGTGCGTGGAGATTTCGGCAATGGCGGTCTGTTGTTTGGCGATCCGTTCCAGTGTCTCGCGCAGCGCGTTTTCGGCCTTGCGCCGTTCGGTGATTTCCCCTTGCAGCTCGCGAATTTTTTGCTGCAGCATGGGGTAGTAACTTTTGCGGCCCGAGGATTCGCTCAGACCGACGATTTTGTCGCGTAACGACGTCACATCCTTGGACAGATCGTCAGGAAGCTTCTTCATAGATGACTTCGATATCGCGTTTGCTGGCGGGCTTGGGGTTGGTGACAAGACAGGGATCGAGGATGGCCTTTTCGGTGAGAATCGGGATGTCGCCGGTCCGGATGCCGCGCGAACCCAGGGTGGCGCGGATGCCGGCCTCGGTGCGGAGCGTGTCCACGGCCGCGAGCAGCCAGGTTCGGATGGCGTCACTGGTCATGCCGCGACTATCCAGGCCCATGGCTTCGGCGATGGCCCGAAATCGTTCCGGCGCGGCCGGGAAATTGAAGTCGATGACGTGTCGCAGGAGCATGGCGTTGCACTCGCCGTGGGGAAGGCCCTTGTAACCGCCCAGGCTGTGCGCCATGGCGTGGACGGCGCCCAGGCTGGCGTTGGAAAAGGCCAACCCGGCCTGCATGCTGCCCAGCATGGTCTTGGCGCGAAGCTCCAGGTTCGCCGGATCGCGCAGCGACGCGAGAAGATGCCCGTGGATGAGACGGACCGCTTCCAGGGCGTGGAGGTCGGTCATGGCTGATTGCGCGTTGGAGACAAAGGCCTCGATGGCGTGGACCATGGCGTCCATGCCCGTGCAGGCCGTGAGGTATTGGTCCATGGTGGTCAGGGTTTGGGGGTCGATCAGCGCCACGTCCGGGATAATCGTTTTGCTGATGATGGCGATCTTGGTTTTGCGTTCGCTGTCGTTGATGATGGCGAACTGGGACACATCGGCCGAGGTGCCGGCCGTGGTCGGCACGCAGATCAGGGGGGGCATGGGCACGATGATTTTGTCCACGCCTTCGTAGTCCAGGACGTGGCCGCCATTGGTGACCACGATACCGATGCCCTTGGCGCAGTCCATGGGGCTGCCTCCACCCACGGCCACGATGCCATCACAGGCGTTTTCCAGATACAGATCCACGCCAGCCATGACTTCCTCGGCCTTGGGATTGGGGGTGACCTTGGAAAAGATCACGCTGTCGACGTCCGCCTCGGCGAGACTGGCCACCACGCTGTCCGTCCACCCCGCGTCCATGACTCCCGGGTCCGTCACGACCAATGGCCGGGATATGCCGAATTTGTTGGCATATTGGCCGACGACATGCAGTGCCCCGACTCCGAAAATAGTCTCCGGAGCAACAAATTTGCGCACTTCGGTAATGCTCATGCTTTCTCCCTGGCAGACATTGGAACGTATTGGCGATCTGTTTGAACTTTATGGGAATTCTAGCAATTTACCCGTGCCAAGGCCAGTGGAAACTTTTTTTCGCGTGATGCCGGTGGGGTTATGGTCGCGGCGGGTGCCGGGGGTTCTCAGGATTTGGCACGGGCCTTGAGCGTTCGGTCGAGTAAAATCATGGCGCGAGCCGTGTCGAAATGCCGGCCCGTCCAGCGTTCGAACTGGGCCAGTCCTTGATGCACGAACATGGGGAGTCCGGGGAGGGTCGCCACGCCTTCGGCCTCGGCCTGGGCCAGAAGAGGCGTCTGGCGCGGATTGTAGATCAGGTCGTAGACCAGGGACACGCCAGCCAGGGGCTGTTTCCACGGTGACAGGCCCTGGAACGGGCCGGACATGCCCAGGGGCGTGGTGTTGACCAGGAGGTCGGGTCGCGTTTCGTGGCGCTGGCTCCAGGCCACATGGCCGGACTTGAATGCCTGGGCCAGACGTTCGGCCCTGGGTTCCGTGCGCGCGGCGAGCAATACCTTCCAGCCCGCTTGGCGCAGCCCGCACAGGGCCGCCCTGGCGGCGCCTCCGGCGCCAAGGATGAGGGCCGTGCCCGGCGCGATGCCGTGCGCGGTCAAGGGGGCCATGAATCCGGCCACGTCGGTGTTGTCGCCCCAGAGCTTGTCATTCTCCCAGTACAGGGTGTTCACGGCGCCGATGAGACGGGCGGTCTCGGTCAGGGCATCAATCAGGGGCATGACCGTTTCCTTGTGCGGAATGGTCACGCTGGCGCCATGGATGGGCAGGGTGCGCAGGGCGGCCATGAATGCCGAAAGTTTGTCCGGGGAGGTGTCCCAGACATGGTAGGATGCCTGGATGTCCAAGTCCCGAAATGCCCAGTTATGCAGGACGGGGCTCAGGGTGTGGGACAATGGATGTCCGATGATGCCAAAGAGTTTCACGACTGCCTCGCCGGTTGCGGTGAAGAAGGGGGAGGCCGGAAGGGCGGATTCCGGGGCCCTTTGGCCCCGGACGTATCAAATGTATTGACCGTGCTCGATGACGTAATCCGCGCCGGCCTGGATGGCGGCCGCGTTTTTGGGAATCATGTGGCTGTAGTGCTCGGAGATGACGGACTTCAGGCTGTCCTGGACCTGCTTCACCGGCAATACGCCCGTGGCCTGCACATAGGCGCCGATGGCAACCATGTTGGCCATGCGCGTGTTCCCCAATTTGTCGGCGATTTCATTGACCGGCACGGCGAACACGCGGACTCTGTTTTTTTCGGCTTGGGCCGGGTCGATGAGGGAGGAGTTGAGAACCAGCGTCCCGCCGTCCTGAAGGGTCGGTTGAAACTTGTCCAGGGACGGGGGGTTCATGATGATCAGGCTCACGGGGGAACGGATGATGGGCGAGCCGATGACGTCATCGGACACTACTACCGTGCAATTGGCCGTGCCGCCGCGCATCTCCGGGCCGTAGACCGGAATGTAGGTCACGTTGAGGCCGGCATCCATGCCGGCATAGGCCAGAAGATTGCCGATGAGCATGACTCCCTGGCCGCCGAATCCGGCGATGATCGCATCCTGATACATGCTCATTTTTCCTCCTTGGCCAGGGCGTCTTTGAATGTACCCAGCGGGAAGTAGGGGATCATTTCTGTTTCGATGCGCTTGTTGGCTTCAAGCGGTGTCATGCGCCAATTGGTTGGACAGGTGGCCAGAACTTCCACGAAGGAAAAACCGAGCTCCCTTGTCTGGTATTCGAAGGCCTTGGCCACGGCTTTTTTGGCTTTTTTGATGTTTTTGATGTTGTTGACGGCCACGCGCTCGGCAAAGGCCACGCCGCCCAGGGAGGCGATGATCTCGGTCATGCGGATGGGCATGCCCTCGTGTTCGCGGCAGCGTCCGCCGGGGCAGGTGGTGGTCTTTTGTCCGACCAGTGTGGTCGGGGCCATCTGGCCGCCGGTCATGCCGTAAACCGTGTTGTTGACGAAGATGGTGGTGATGTTTTCACCTCTGTTGGCGCAGTGCATGATTTCG
This is a stretch of genomic DNA from Deltaproteobacteria bacterium. It encodes these proteins:
- a CDS encoding PAS domain S-box protein; the encoded protein is MKKLPDDLSKDVTSLRDKIVGLSESSGRKSYYPMLQQKIRELQGEITERRKAENALRETLERIAKQQTAIAEISTHPAVFHGRLEGAAAMMTATMAEALDVDWAGLWLIQGDEFCCVDQYDRASGHHESDFCLECRGYPEYFQTLRAGAPIVVTEAGADPRTQAFTTNQLHPKAIVSMLDVPVRIDGELVGIICFEQSAPPRSWQNDEITFASRVADQVALMLISKRRRLAEEQLREAHADLKRSLRFTEVLLEAVPIPIFYKDQDRRYLGCNQNFTDIMGLGRTELAGKTAEDFWPELADTYAHMDHKLFTEGGRQVYESTIRDKDNCLRDVIFAKQVFSDEHNQVSGIIGSFLDITDRNRGEAENARLRSLLANIINSMPSVLIGVDAEGRIAQWNQQAALETGLTEDEVQGQPLDRIIPWLHREMENIRLAISRKKPLFEGKTSRTAKGDTIYEDITIYPLITNGVEGAVIRIDNVTSKVRIEEMLVQSEKMLSVGGLAAGMAHEINNPLASIMGNAQVLETRLLHVLAPNIETAREVGISFEALRDYLEKRGIPKMLQAIRSSGAQAAQIVSNMLSFSRKSDSQLVSEDIVDLLDRTLDLAGTDYNLKKNYDFKRIEIKKEYENNIPPVLCAASKLQQVFLNLLRNGAEAMAEKTYPTQDRPRFTIRVRANSPWIRIEIEDNGPGMEDGIRKRIFEPFFTTKPTGKGTGLGLSVSYFIVTEGHGGRMDVQTAMGQWTRFRIDLPSMTLRP
- a CDS encoding iron-containing alcohol dehydrogenase, with amino-acid sequence MSITEVRKFVAPETIFGVGALHVVGQYANKFGISRPLVVTDPGVMDAGWTDSVVASLAEADVDSVIFSKVTPNPKAEEVMAGVDLYLENACDGIVAVGGGSPMDCAKGIGIVVTNGGHVLDYEGVDKIIVPMPPLICVPTTAGTSADVSQFAIINDSERKTKIAIISKTIIPDVALIDPQTLTTMDQYLTACTGMDAMVHAIEAFVSNAQSAMTDLHALEAVRLIHGHLLASLRDPANLELRAKTMLGSMQAGLAFSNASLGAVHAMAHSLGGYKGLPHGECNAMLLRHVIDFNFPAAPERFRAIAEAMGLDSRGMTSDAIRTWLLAAVDTLRTEAGIRATLGSRGIRTGDIPILTEKAILDPCLVTNPKPASKRDIEVIYEEAS
- the aroE gene encoding shikimate dehydrogenase; the protein is MKLFGIIGHPLSHTLSPVLHNWAFRDLDIQASYHVWDTSPDKLSAFMAALRTLPIHGASVTIPHKETVMPLIDALTETARLIGAVNTLYWENDKLWGDNTDVAGFMAPLTAHGIAPGTALILGAGGAARAALCGLRQAGWKVLLAARTEPRAERLAQAFKSGHVAWSQRHETRPDLLVNTTPLGMSGPFQGLSPWKQPLAGVSLVYDLIYNPRQTPLLAQAEAEGVATLPGLPMFVHQGLAQFERWTGRHFDTARAMILLDRTLKARAKS
- a CDS encoding 2-oxoacid:ferredoxin oxidoreductase subunit gamma codes for the protein MSMYQDAIIAGFGGQGVMLIGNLLAYAGMDAGLNVTYIPVYGPEMRGGTANCTVVVSDDVIGSPIIRSPVSLIIMNPPSLDKFQPTLQDGGTLVLNSSLIDPAQAEKNRVRVFAVPVNEIADKLGNTRMANMVAIGAYVQATGVLPVKQVQDSLKSVISEHYSHMIPKNAAAIQAGADYVIEHGQYI
- a CDS encoding 2-oxoglutarate oxidoreductase, with the protein product MTQEIRVTNYPEVLTDRASHYCPGCHHGIAHRLVAEAITDLGLVDKTILVGSIGCSVFIYNYLSLDAIESPHGRAPAVATGIKRARPDKIVFTYQGDGDLASIGMAEIMHCANRGENITTIFVNNTVYGMTGGQMAPTTLVGQKTTTCPGGRCREHEGMPIRMTEIIASLGGVAFAERVAVNNIKNIKKAKKAVAKAFEYQTRELGFSFVEVLATCPTNWRMTPLEANKRIETEMIPYFPLGTFKDALAKEEK